In Mucinivorans hirudinis, the DNA window TCAAATTTGCTCTTTAGAGTGACGACAGTTTGGTTGTAGTTGACCCCGATGGCTCGGTACTGACCATATAAAGAGGATAGTAGTTGCGTATATTCAAGCAACGATCCATCAACTTTTACCACCCGAAAGGTCTCGTTAAATATCCGTGCCTTGATGAACGATGCCATGCTATGCACTCCCGATTTCTCAAATAGCGTGAGAAAATCTGCATACTCAACATCACTCAAATTAACACTGATACGATTCTTGGCAGGGTCTATTTTTGGTGGTCTGCCACCCATTTTATTCTTTATTCTATTCATTTTACATACGACTTTGGAGTGTGTAACTAATTCGGTGTCGAGCGTTCTCGACCGAGGCTTTTGCGTTGCGCAAAAGGTTTTCCGCAGCGGAAAACACACCTCGCCTATATCTCTAATCAAGATATAGAGTTCGCCCCGAAAGGCGAACCTATGAATCTTCGATGCTTTAATTTACTACATTCGTTTCCACCCATCAAGTTCACTGGCGTAGTCGCTAAGGTGCGCACGAACAAGGTTTTCTACAAAACCCGATACGCTCAGTTTTCTATCTCCCAACCGTCTGACGACTACATCAACTTCATCTCGTAGCGTTCGACTGATAAAAATAGTCTGCCTATCAACTATCTTTGGAGTAGTGAGATAGGTTTGTTGATACTCCTCTATAGATGCCTTGCGCTGCTTGGGTGAACTACGTTTAGTCGGTTCGATTGGTGGAATAGGTAAAGTTGGTGAACTCTGCTCGGTTCGCTCGGTTCGCTCATTTGCGAAAGGATGATTTTTCTCTTTTGGCAAGCCTGCAATCTGCCCCTGTGTGATGAATTCCTCTAAATTGTCTGACATAATTTTCAGTTGTTAAATTAATACTGTTTTGCTGTGCCGAGTTCACTCGCTCGGCACGATTCTCAGAGCAAAGTAATAGCGTTAATTTTCAATATACAAGCAACTTAGACGAATCGGATAACTCTTCACTATATGGCAGCAAAATGCACTTGACTACCTCCGACGAGTCGGTTTAGTTTGCGTTATATTGCGGAATGACCAAGTCAGCAGATTAAATTCGTGGAGTTGGTGGAGCGACCAATGAAAATACAGATAGTAGAGTTGGTTAAGATAGCAAAGTGGTGCAATTTAGTGAATAAGAACCCATTGGTGTGCCGGATTTGGTATTATCAAAAAAGATTCATTACTTTTGCCGCTGAAGCCCCGGAGCTCGCCCTTGGATAAGGCGAAACAAAAAGTAAAGGGCATCATTTTACTGTGGATTTTTAGTGGTAAGCGGAAGTGCAGAGCGCATTATCTTCTGTACAAAACTTACTAACTAAAAAATTATGACAATTTTAAATATTGAAGAGAGTGCCTTTGAATTGATGATGGCACGCTTTGAGGCTCTAGCCCAAAAGGTGGAGCAGCTATGCAGCAATGCTGGCGACAAAAGAGTAAAGGAGTGGCTGGATGCTACCGACGTATGTTTTCTGCTTAATATCAGAAAACGGCAGTTGCAGAATTACCGTGATAGCGGTAAGATAGGCTTCTCTAAAATCGGCAACGTGATAATGTATCGTCCCGATGATGTTATGAAACTACTAAAAAAAGCGGAGTAACTATGTCGGAGATTATCACACACCAGAGTGAGAGAGTAACAAGGTTTCTCTCCACTATCGACCGTATGATGGAGGCGTTGGATGGGCTATCTAAGAGCCACGCCCCACGATTCGGTGGCGAACATTACGTTACGGATGCTGAACTGACGGAAAGGCTTAAAATCAGCGACCGAACCACCCAAGAGTGGCGAAGTAGTGGCAAGATTGATTACATCCAATTTGAGAAAAAGGGCAAAATCCTCTATCGAGAGTCGGATATTCAAAAATTCCTCGAAAAGCACTACCTAAAGTCGTGGAAGTAAGTTTTATCCAGATTAGAGGGAGTCTGAAGCTGCAACATTAACAAATAAAAGCGATGAACCGAGATTGAAAAATCTACCGTTCATCGCCTTTGTTTTAAGTTTTTATCCGTCATATCGGTCGCCCTTGCTGCTATGACTTTTAATTGTATTTAGCTAAGAATTAGACAAGCCTTACGACTGTAAGGAGTAACCCTTTAGGGCTTGGGCTTGGCTATTTCGTGCGAAATACTCCCTTTACATAAAATTGGATGCGCCTCAGCATAACTCAAATAAATTTGGTTCTGCATTCGGCTTTCACAATTTTTGTCATAGCAGTAAGGGTGATTGATATGATTAATTACAAAAATTATCTTTCGCTTCACTGACTCTGATATATATAGGTTGCAAATTGCTCCGCATCATCTTACACATTATCCACTGCCGAAACAATTCCGCTTTGTGTGATTGAATCCGAAACGCTACTGCCACAACCATATCCAACCCGTGATAATCCGGTACAACGTTGCAACCAACCAACGTTGCGCCACCCGTCATGTTAGCCGTTGCAACACCTGTTTTGAGAATTGCACGTATATTGGAACGTATGGTCGGCACCATTACCCCGAACAATTCGGCAATCTCAAAATCTCGCATCTGCACATTTGCAGGCACGATTACCGTGCCGTTATCACTGATTTTTACCATATCTCTTTTCATACCTATCTCTAAATTCAAAATAATTATACTCCTCCACGATTGGCATATCCCTGTCTTCAAAGAGCTTGAATTTACTTTTGCTGCTCTTGACTATCCGCTTCATATCATCACCCACCTTTTTATTACTCATACGTGCGTAGATCTCGGTAGTTTTCAAATCTTTATGTCCCATCATCTTGGCTACCGTCTCAATAGGCACATCGTTCAGCAGAGTAATCAGCGTTCCGAAATTATGGCGACTTTGGTGGTATGAGATGGGCTCTTTTAGTCCGCAAAGTTTTTGCATCTTACCCAGATTCTCGTACATCGTAGACCACGTAGTCATATTAAAGAGCCTCTCGCTTTTACGCTCACTCCGATATTTATCAATGATTTTCAGCGGAATATCAAGCAGAGGGACATAACATTCCGTGCCCGTCTTTTGTCGCTTGAAGGTGAGGTGCTTATCCCCTTTATTGTTAATGCCTATGTTTTTATCCGTCAGTTTTACAACATCCGAA includes these proteins:
- a CDS encoding Conjugative transposon protein TraB translates to MSDNLEEFITQGQIAGLPKEKNHPFANERTERTEQSSPTLPIPPIEPTKRSSPKQRKASIEEYQQTYLTTPKIVDRQTIFISRTLRDEVDVVVRRLGDRKLSVSGFVENLVRAHLSDYASELDGWKRM